One window of the bacterium genome contains the following:
- a CDS encoding M20/M25/M40 family metallo-hydrolase has protein sequence MATYLERTLCDLVSIRSVTGEEAGVAEYIHDALSRTGVATERDEEGNVTAEVGQGERLLVVNGHMDTVPPVDGWTSDPFKPRVENGRVIGLGASDMKAGLACMMWLAQHASPKVRTWFAFTNHEEGGSQTPRNGVRRLIGRAKPDYAITTEPSYDAAAGRLHIGIGCQGRAIGYLTVLGRSGHSSDWRRADNAIYRGLEVIRRIATTAERLKAIEVAPGVNSVPSLSVVAAHAGLAENVIPDRFKLTVDRRLSVGEDFGTFASELRTAVDGVAHELEISKLCLPTLADRGGHTLKVATETLGKVQGTATLQFSQGRQDLSIFAERTHDFCNLGPGSIGQAHNAGEYATVAGMTAATTALKAIIEAI, from the coding sequence ATGGCCACGTATCTCGAGCGTACTTTGTGCGATCTCGTCAGCATCCGCAGCGTGACCGGTGAGGAGGCGGGGGTTGCCGAGTACATCCATGACGCACTTTCTCGCACCGGCGTCGCGACCGAGCGCGACGAGGAAGGTAACGTGACCGCCGAGGTTGGCCAAGGCGAGCGGCTCCTCGTCGTGAACGGGCACATGGACACGGTGCCGCCCGTCGACGGGTGGACGTCGGATCCGTTCAAGCCACGGGTCGAGAACGGGCGCGTCATCGGGCTCGGCGCCTCCGACATGAAGGCCGGGCTGGCGTGCATGATGTGGCTGGCCCAGCACGCGTCGCCCAAGGTCCGGACGTGGTTTGCGTTTACCAACCACGAGGAGGGCGGCTCGCAGACCCCGCGCAACGGCGTGCGCCGGTTGATTGGTCGGGCGAAGCCGGACTACGCCATCACGACAGAGCCTTCGTACGACGCCGCCGCGGGGCGGCTGCACATTGGGATCGGGTGCCAGGGGCGCGCGATCGGATACCTCACCGTGCTCGGGCGCAGCGGGCATTCGTCGGACTGGCGCCGCGCGGACAACGCCATCTACCGCGGCCTGGAGGTGATCCGCCGAATCGCAACCACCGCCGAGCGCCTCAAGGCGATCGAAGTCGCGCCCGGCGTGAACAGCGTGCCCTCGCTGTCGGTGGTGGCGGCCCACGCCGGCCTCGCGGAAAACGTCATTCCCGACCGGTTCAAGCTGACCGTGGATCGGCGGCTGTCGGTGGGCGAGGATTTCGGCACGTTCGCATCTGAGCTCCGGACGGCGGTCGACGGCGTGGCGCACGAACTCGAGATCAGCAAGCTGTGTCTGCCGACGCTCGCCGACCGCGGGGGGCACACGCTCAAGGTGGCTACGGAGACGCTGGGCAAGGTCCAGGGGACCGCGACCCTGCAGTTCTCGCAGGGGCGGCAGGACCTGTCGATCTTTGCCGAGCGCACTCACGACTTCTGCAACCTCGGGCCCGGCTCGATCGGCCAGGCGCACAACGCGGGCGAGTACGCGACGGTCGCGGGCATGACCGCCGCGACCACCGCGCTCAAGGCGATTATCGAGGCCATCTAA
- the paaD gene encoding 1,2-phenylacetyl-CoA epoxidase subunit PaaD, producing the protein MTIAADTLERAVWDILATVEDPELPISIVDLGLVRDVRIEDGRVSVRLVPTWIACPALGVIRRRVRDALVSLAGVRDAAVDYTYDEPWTLERVTARGRAQLASHGLSVPRCRFAEPPVCPYCGSHDVVAESLFGPTLCRATYLCRSCRNPFERFKPPAEA; encoded by the coding sequence GTGACGATCGCGGCGGACACGCTCGAACGCGCGGTATGGGACATCCTGGCCACGGTGGAGGACCCCGAGCTCCCGATCTCCATCGTCGACCTCGGGTTGGTCCGGGACGTCCGCATCGAGGACGGGCGCGTGTCGGTGCGCCTCGTGCCGACGTGGATCGCGTGCCCGGCGCTCGGCGTGATCCGCCGTCGGGTCCGCGACGCCCTAGTGTCGCTCGCGGGCGTTCGTGACGCGGCGGTGGACTATACGTACGACGAGCCGTGGACGCTCGAGCGGGTCACGGCCCGGGGCCGGGCGCAACTCGCCTCGCACGGGCTGTCGGTGCCCCGGTGCCGGTTCGCGGAACCCCCGGTCTGCCCGTACTGCGGCTCCCACGATGTCGTGGCGGAGAGCCTGTTCGGCCCAACGCTGTGCCGCGCCACGTATCTGTGCCGCAGCTGCCGGAACCCCTTCGAGCGGTTCAAGCCGCCGGCCGAGGCGTAG
- a CDS encoding MBL fold metallo-hydrolase has translation MTSEVAPGVFRCGTWFVNWYLVSVRDGVTVVDAGLPKYRTQLPEALHLIGRTPQDVKAIVLTHAHADHLGFAEWWRRELDVPVYVHAADAEAARTGVVPKPEGSMWPYLRCAGTYRLLAHAARYGPRTQRVRQVRTFGDRQTLDVPGRPEVVHTPGHTRGHSALLFAERGAVMVGDAFCTWHPVTGVSGPHLLPRSFNVDSAQALASLERLRRLDVSVTLCGHGSPWTATLGAAVAEVRRHGAT, from the coding sequence GTGACGAGCGAGGTGGCACCCGGTGTGTTTCGATGCGGGACGTGGTTCGTCAATTGGTACCTCGTGAGCGTGCGCGACGGCGTGACGGTCGTCGACGCCGGGCTGCCCAAGTACCGGACGCAGCTCCCCGAAGCGCTCCACCTGATCGGGCGCACGCCCCAAGATGTCAAGGCGATCGTGCTTACTCACGCGCACGCGGACCATCTCGGCTTTGCGGAGTGGTGGCGCCGCGAACTCGACGTGCCCGTGTACGTGCATGCGGCGGACGCGGAGGCCGCGCGCACCGGGGTGGTGCCAAAACCCGAAGGGTCCATGTGGCCCTACCTGCGGTGCGCCGGGACGTATCGCCTCCTCGCGCACGCTGCGCGGTACGGACCGAGAACCCAGCGGGTGAGGCAGGTGCGCACGTTTGGGGACCGGCAAACGCTTGACGTGCCCGGCCGCCCCGAGGTGGTGCACACCCCCGGTCATACCCGGGGGCACAGCGCGTTGCTGTTCGCGGAGCGCGGGGCGGTGATGGTCGGGGACGCGTTTTGCACGTGGCATCCGGTCACCGGGGTGTCCGGGCCCCATCTCCTCCCCCGCTCGTTCAACGTCGACTCGGCCCAGGCGCTCGCCTCCCTCGAACGACTGCGTCGGCTGGACGTGTCCGTCACGCTGTGCGGACACGGATCCCCCTGGACCGCAACCCTCGGCGCCGCCGTCGCCGAGGTCCGTCGGCACGGCGCCACGTGA
- a CDS encoding tyrosine-type recombinase/integrase, with protein MPARRTRHSLRSPVPSRHPLLLEWWTDLEGDNRAVNTRLAYVRDVQHFAEYIENRLDEATSEDLVRFGRRMTEAGLSVATRARRITALRRFYEWLRRRQRRPFSVAQDFRPPRRLRRVHRWWTEDQVARFRAAFEGDEPRVLRDRAMAELGLMGLRVSEVIRLDIERVIRLSDSEHAAIVVWRKGSKEQVLPLTADTRAALLRWLAVRPAVPTTAMFFRIPFQRRRARLHYASVERIFKQYAARAGVPIPEGIAFHHLRHTAGQQMANVGLGIEEAQRLLGHESPVTTQVYYEVTDARLRRAVQRLRYGQPRTSPVPRRAVAQGTGLARRPG; from the coding sequence ATGCCAGCGCGCCGAACGCGTCACTCGCTTCGTTCGCCGGTGCCTTCCCGACACCCGCTGCTCCTCGAGTGGTGGACCGATCTGGAGGGCGACAACCGCGCCGTCAACACCCGCCTCGCCTACGTGCGCGACGTGCAGCACTTCGCCGAGTACATCGAGAACCGCCTCGACGAAGCGACCTCGGAGGACCTCGTGCGGTTTGGCCGTCGCATGACCGAGGCCGGGCTCTCCGTGGCGACGCGCGCGCGCCGCATCACCGCCCTCCGGCGTTTCTACGAGTGGCTCCGCCGGCGGCAGCGGCGCCCGTTCTCGGTGGCGCAGGACTTCCGACCTCCCCGCCGGCTACGACGGGTCCACCGGTGGTGGACGGAGGATCAGGTCGCTCGGTTTCGCGCCGCGTTCGAAGGAGACGAGCCCCGCGTGTTGCGCGACCGCGCCATGGCCGAGTTGGGCCTGATGGGCCTGCGGGTCAGCGAGGTGATCCGCCTCGACATCGAGCGGGTGATCCGTCTCAGCGATTCCGAGCACGCCGCGATCGTGGTCTGGCGCAAGGGCAGCAAGGAGCAGGTGCTCCCGCTGACGGCGGACACCCGTGCGGCGCTGCTGCGCTGGTTGGCCGTCCGACCGGCGGTGCCGACGACCGCCATGTTCTTCCGCATTCCGTTCCAGCGCCGGCGGGCCCGGCTCCACTACGCGAGCGTCGAGCGCATCTTCAAACAGTACGCCGCCCGGGCGGGCGTGCCGATCCCCGAGGGCATCGCGTTTCACCACCTCCGCCACACCGCCGGACAGCAGATGGCGAACGTGGGGCTCGGGATCGAAGAGGCCCAGCGGCTCCTCGGTCACGAGAGCCCGGTGACGACGCAGGTGTACTACGAGGTCACGGACGCGCGCCTCCGCCGCGCGGTGCAGCGCCTCCGCTACGGGCAACCGCGGACCTCCCCTGTGCCACGGCGCGCCGTGGCACAGGGCACGGGCCTCGCGCGCCGCCCAGGGTAG
- a CDS encoding DUF1800 domain-containing protein gives MPAGLEPFVPTASDPWDAAKAGHLLRRAGFGPLPNEVAAAVAAGPDRAVDALFAFAPEPAMPEIFGDAIGAERQTDTTLGYILANHQRPKDHPELRALYQVVNQAHGRAIVALTAWWLDRMAASPSPLQEKLTLFWHGHFTSSFGDVNDAMALYYQNALFRRHAAGNFARLLDGVARDPAMLRYLNNDQNRKGHPNENWARELMELFTLGIGHYTEDDVRESARAWTGWTLRDYRSFEDRRSFAFKPALHDGGQKTFLGQTGAWDGTDIMRIILAQAAAPRWIAGKLAAFFAAPQPPADLVDAVAAGLRENTYELRPALRALFRSRAFYRPEVMHAQVKSPTEFVVGAVRQLGVQQPDWIRLSGAMALMGQHLFFPPTVAGWDGGARWMNAGTIFTRSDVAAGLIAGRLGAPNLAPLGSAEAITTQLLGRTLSPARQTMLAQAAVRSPGAAIHLVMALPEYQVA, from the coding sequence ATGCCCGCAGGGCTTGAACCGTTCGTCCCGACCGCCAGCGATCCATGGGATGCCGCGAAGGCCGGGCATCTGCTGCGCCGGGCCGGGTTCGGTCCGCTGCCGAATGAGGTGGCCGCCGCGGTGGCGGCGGGGCCGGATCGGGCCGTGGACGCGTTGTTCGCGTTCGCTCCGGAGCCCGCGATGCCCGAGATCTTCGGTGACGCGATCGGCGCGGAGCGGCAGACCGATACGACGCTCGGGTACATCCTTGCAAACCACCAGCGCCCGAAGGACCACCCCGAGCTGCGGGCCCTGTACCAGGTCGTCAACCAGGCGCACGGGCGGGCGATCGTAGCGCTCACGGCGTGGTGGCTCGACCGGATGGCCGCCTCCCCCTCCCCGCTCCAGGAAAAGCTTACGTTGTTCTGGCACGGGCACTTCACGAGCTCGTTCGGCGACGTCAACGACGCGATGGCGCTCTACTATCAGAACGCACTCTTCCGTCGCCATGCCGCGGGCAACTTCGCGCGGTTGCTTGACGGGGTCGCCCGCGATCCCGCGATGTTGCGCTATCTCAACAACGATCAGAATCGGAAGGGCCACCCCAACGAGAACTGGGCGCGCGAGTTGATGGAGCTGTTCACGCTCGGGATCGGCCACTACACCGAGGATGACGTGCGGGAGTCCGCCCGTGCGTGGACCGGGTGGACGCTCCGGGACTACCGGTCGTTCGAAGACCGGCGGTCGTTCGCATTCAAACCGGCGCTGCACGACGGCGGCCAGAAGACCTTCCTCGGGCAGACCGGGGCCTGGGACGGCACCGACATCATGCGCATCATCCTGGCGCAGGCGGCGGCGCCCCGGTGGATCGCGGGGAAGCTCGCGGCCTTCTTCGCGGCCCCGCAGCCTCCCGCCGATCTCGTGGACGCGGTCGCCGCGGGGCTGCGCGAGAACACCTACGAGCTCCGGCCGGCCCTGCGTGCACTGTTCCGCTCCCGGGCGTTCTACCGCCCCGAGGTGATGCACGCGCAGGTGAAGAGCCCCACCGAGTTTGTGGTGGGGGCGGTGCGTCAGCTCGGCGTGCAGCAGCCCGACTGGATCCGGCTGTCCGGGGCGATGGCCTTGATGGGCCAGCACCTCTTCTTCCCCCCCACGGTCGCCGGGTGGGATGGCGGGGCGCGATGGATGAACGCGGGGACCATTTTCACGCGCAGCGACGTGGCCGCCGGGTTGATCGCCGGGCGGCTCGGGGCGCCGAACCTCGCGCCGCTCGGATCGGCGGAGGCGATCACGACCCAGTTGCTCGGGCGGACGCTCTCGCCGGCGCGTCAGACGATGCTGGCGCAAGCCGCCGTCCGGTCGCCCGGGGCCGCGATCCATCTCGTGATGGCACTGCCCGAGTACCAGGTAGCCTGA
- a CDS encoding dihydrofolate reductase family protein, whose product MTAPGWKAAVPLPTHLQLAWHESEPFPRTIPIAEFYAHPGFPVPRDGLPYLVANMVMTQNGEAAVDGKAAVIGTRVDGLALTRLRVATDAVLTGVGTVTAEDVTAVLPEPEADRRAASGRPPRLLVVVLASRLSWTPEVLSRRLFTDPRFDRLIVTGDRGPDVPEVLRRVEAQGIELVRVQTATDGRPAPTAVLQALGARGVRTVVTEGGPRVLASLFRARLVHEYFLTTAPFVVGGSDAPRPLAADVHGPVLLSRISRIEHTFTDPTTGAVLVEAFDRFRVVYPEASFSTGANP is encoded by the coding sequence GTGACAGCGCCCGGCTGGAAAGCCGCCGTCCCCCTCCCGACTCATCTGCAGCTCGCCTGGCACGAGTCTGAGCCGTTCCCTCGGACGATCCCGATCGCCGAATTCTACGCGCATCCTGGGTTCCCGGTCCCGCGGGACGGGCTCCCGTATCTGGTGGCGAACATGGTCATGACCCAGAACGGCGAGGCGGCGGTGGACGGGAAAGCCGCGGTGATCGGCACCCGCGTCGACGGGCTTGCATTGACGCGGCTCCGGGTCGCAACCGACGCGGTGCTGACCGGGGTGGGGACCGTCACGGCCGAGGACGTGACGGCGGTGTTGCCCGAACCGGAGGCCGACCGGCGGGCCGCCTCCGGCCGGCCGCCACGCCTGCTCGTCGTCGTGCTCGCGTCCCGCCTATCGTGGACGCCCGAGGTGCTGTCGCGCAGGCTCTTCACCGATCCCCGGTTCGACCGGCTCATTGTGACCGGTGATCGCGGCCCGGACGTGCCCGAGGTACTCCGTCGGGTCGAGGCTCAGGGCATCGAGCTCGTTCGCGTGCAGACCGCGACGGACGGACGGCCCGCCCCGACCGCCGTGCTGCAGGCACTCGGGGCGCGAGGGGTCCGGACCGTCGTGACCGAGGGCGGACCGCGGGTGCTGGCGAGTCTGTTTCGGGCGCGCCTGGTCCACGAGTACTTTCTCACCACTGCCCCCTTTGTGGTCGGCGGGTCGGACGCGCCCCGCCCGCTCGCCGCCGATGTGCACGGGCCGGTGCTGCTGAGCCGGATCAGCCGGATCGAGCACACCTTCACCGATCCCACCACCGGGGCTGTGCTCGTGGAAGCGTTCGACCGGTTCCGCGTGGTCTATCCGGAGGCGTCGTTCTCCACCGGGGCGAATCCCTAG
- a CDS encoding methyltransferase domain-containing protein: MVPANYSGPMDQYAFDNAWIHARQRLRGLEQLLDPGTIRHLEALGVGEGWHCLEVGAGGGSVTEWLCGRVGRAGSVMATDLDTRFLEALTMPNLDVRRHDIISDELPERRFDLVLSRLVLGHTQKREKALWRMRSALKPGGVMVCEDADHISVALLSPPDTRSRDLFAKVEQGKDRAMAARGHVYCGRQLYGLLCALGLIDVRAEGRVPVLYAGTEPTRWKRLSVEQLRDDIVNAQLATDAEIDAYLALLDSPNFTAQGFTVMTAWGRRAE, encoded by the coding sequence GTGGTCCCTGCGAACTACTCCGGACCAATGGACCAGTACGCGTTTGACAACGCGTGGATCCACGCGCGGCAGCGGCTCCGTGGTCTCGAGCAACTTCTTGATCCCGGCACGATTCGGCATCTGGAGGCGCTCGGCGTGGGGGAAGGCTGGCACTGCCTGGAAGTTGGGGCCGGAGGCGGAAGCGTCACCGAGTGGCTCTGCGGCCGAGTGGGGCGGGCCGGATCCGTCATGGCGACGGATCTTGATACCCGCTTCCTTGAGGCCCTGACCATGCCCAATCTCGACGTTCGTCGCCACGATATCATTTCAGATGAGCTTCCGGAACGGCGGTTCGATCTTGTGCTTTCACGACTTGTGTTGGGGCACACGCAGAAACGTGAGAAGGCACTTTGGCGGATGCGGTCGGCGCTCAAACCTGGCGGCGTGATGGTGTGTGAGGATGCGGACCACATCTCGGTCGCGCTTCTGTCTCCACCGGACACCCGAAGCCGAGACCTCTTTGCGAAAGTCGAGCAAGGAAAAGATAGGGCGATGGCCGCACGCGGCCACGTGTACTGCGGACGCCAGTTGTATGGATTGCTCTGCGCGCTCGGGCTCATCGACGTGCGTGCCGAAGGACGCGTGCCCGTACTCTATGCCGGCACGGAACCGACGCGTTGGAAGCGGCTCTCCGTCGAGCAACTCCGTGACGACATTGTCAACGCGCAACTGGCGACAGACGCCGAGATCGATGCCTACCTTGCCCTGCTTGATTCGCCAAACTTCACCGCGCAGGGGTTTACGGTGATGACGGCGTGGGGACGGCGCGCCGAATAG
- a CDS encoding DUF1501 domain-containing protein — MRDMMTRREFLTKGLTIVSAGVTAPMFLTRTALALNNPWDQSLTAQASGRPDWPTLVVIQMGGGNDGLNTVVPFVHDEYYRARPHLAVPQDKILRLNDEVGFNPVLKPLKALFDDGRLAVVQGVGYPNPNRSHFRSMEIWQTADPVGTGPKTGWLGRLFDSECPDCGQTAGITLSPEMPLAMQGTAGRVVAFDSPDRFGFHPVQGGGADEQAALQRLLHPVAGEEPMVDFLTHTEMNALLAASDIHRIAGKLASDAGTGYPRDPFSQKLRIVAELIAAGAPTRVYYVSLGGFDTHAAQEGRQDRLLETLGAGLASFVNDIKQKGLQDRVLTMTFSEFGRRVAENASAGTDHGTAAPMFLIGGPVTPGVHGAQPSLTDLDIGDLKFGTDFRSVYATVLEQWMGVKSDPILGGRFPILDIVKPHVGAVAPVSSLRRPGARLRGA; from the coding sequence ATGCGCGACATGATGACACGCCGCGAGTTTCTGACGAAAGGGCTGACGATCGTGTCCGCGGGGGTGACCGCGCCGATGTTTCTCACGCGGACGGCGCTCGCCCTCAACAACCCGTGGGACCAGTCGCTCACGGCGCAGGCCAGCGGACGGCCGGACTGGCCGACCCTCGTCGTCATCCAGATGGGCGGCGGCAACGACGGCCTCAACACGGTGGTCCCGTTCGTCCACGACGAGTACTACCGTGCGCGCCCGCACCTGGCGGTTCCCCAGGACAAGATCCTTCGGCTCAACGACGAAGTCGGCTTCAATCCCGTGCTCAAGCCGCTGAAGGCGCTGTTCGATGACGGCCGGCTCGCCGTCGTGCAGGGGGTCGGGTACCCCAACCCGAACCGCAGCCACTTCCGGTCGATGGAGATCTGGCAGACCGCGGACCCGGTGGGGACCGGGCCCAAGACCGGGTGGCTCGGCCGCCTGTTCGACAGCGAGTGCCCCGACTGCGGGCAGACCGCGGGGATCACGCTCTCCCCGGAAATGCCGCTCGCGATGCAGGGCACTGCGGGGCGGGTGGTGGCGTTCGACAGCCCGGACCGGTTTGGCTTTCACCCCGTCCAGGGCGGCGGCGCCGACGAGCAGGCGGCGCTCCAACGGTTGCTGCACCCCGTCGCGGGCGAAGAACCGATGGTGGACTTCCTGACCCACACGGAGATGAACGCGCTCCTCGCCGCGTCCGACATCCACCGGATCGCGGGCAAGCTGGCGAGCGACGCCGGCACCGGCTATCCGCGCGACCCGTTCAGCCAGAAGCTGCGGATCGTCGCGGAGCTGATCGCGGCCGGCGCGCCGACCCGCGTGTACTACGTCAGCCTGGGGGGATTCGACACGCACGCCGCGCAGGAAGGGCGGCAGGACCGGCTCCTCGAGACGCTCGGGGCCGGGCTCGCGTCGTTCGTCAACGACATCAAACAGAAAGGCCTGCAAGACCGCGTGCTGACGATGACGTTCTCCGAGTTCGGCCGCCGCGTCGCGGAGAACGCCTCGGCCGGCACGGATCACGGGACTGCGGCGCCGATGTTTCTGATCGGCGGTCCCGTGACCCCGGGTGTTCACGGCGCCCAACCGAGCCTGACGGACCTCGACATCGGCGACCTCAAATTCGGCACGGACTTCCGGAGCGTGTACGCGACCGTGCTCGAGCAGTGGATGGGCGTCAAGAGCGACCCGATTCTCGGGGGCCGCTTCCCGATTCTCGACATCGTGAAGCCCCACGTGGGTGCGGTCGCACCGGTCTCGAGCCTCAGGCGACCGGGCGCCCGCCTGCGGGGCGCGTGA
- a CDS encoding M20 family metallopeptidase: MAGTPPAPDTSALKTRALDALETLEPETRDLALRIHAHPEVGFQEAQAVRWVSEMLARHGYQVDAGVADMPTAIIARAQGRAAGPTIGLIAEYDALAGLGHACGHNLMGAGMAAAAAALKVVLPELNGTVAYYGTPAEEGGGGKILMLERGAFKGCDAAIQYHAGDHPSVATGCLAVQRIDFEYTGRPAHSAVAPWNGLNALDAVIQVFNSVNAMRQQVRPDTRIHGIITDGGQAVNIVPERAAAAFGVRSSDSVYHKELMVRMEACGRAAADATGTTVKISKGLLFDALKYNATMAELIKQNAGALGFKVEDRFVGASTDLGNLSQALPTISYTLPTCPPGVGMHTREALEAGKAEIGLAGMMNDARVMVMTAIDLLASPALVERAWGEFRGQ, translated from the coding sequence ATGGCCGGCACGCCTCCCGCTCCCGATACCTCCGCGTTGAAGACCCGCGCACTCGACGCGCTCGAAACCCTCGAGCCCGAGACGCGCGATCTCGCGCTTCGGATTCACGCGCACCCCGAGGTCGGGTTTCAGGAAGCCCAGGCGGTCCGTTGGGTCAGCGAGATGCTGGCTCGCCACGGCTACCAGGTCGACGCCGGGGTCGCGGACATGCCGACGGCAATCATTGCGCGCGCTCAGGGCCGCGCCGCCGGTCCAACGATCGGCCTCATCGCCGAGTACGATGCGCTCGCCGGTCTCGGCCACGCGTGCGGGCACAACCTGATGGGGGCAGGGATGGCCGCCGCCGCCGCCGCGCTCAAGGTCGTGCTCCCCGAGCTCAACGGCACGGTCGCGTACTACGGCACGCCGGCCGAGGAGGGCGGCGGCGGCAAGATCCTGATGCTCGAGCGGGGCGCGTTCAAAGGATGCGACGCCGCGATCCAGTACCACGCCGGCGACCACCCCTCGGTCGCGACCGGGTGCCTGGCCGTTCAGCGGATCGACTTCGAGTACACGGGACGGCCCGCGCACTCCGCGGTGGCGCCGTGGAACGGGCTGAACGCGCTCGACGCGGTGATCCAGGTCTTCAACTCGGTGAACGCCATGCGCCAGCAGGTCCGCCCCGACACGCGCATCCACGGCATCATCACCGACGGCGGGCAGGCGGTGAACATCGTCCCGGAACGGGCGGCCGCCGCGTTCGGTGTCCGATCGTCGGACAGCGTCTACCACAAGGAACTGATGGTGCGGATGGAAGCGTGCGGCCGGGCCGCCGCCGACGCCACCGGCACCACGGTCAAGATCTCGAAGGGGCTGTTGTTCGACGCCCTCAAGTACAACGCGACGATGGCCGAGCTGATCAAGCAGAACGCCGGCGCGCTCGGTTTCAAGGTCGAGGACCGCTTCGTGGGCGCTTCGACCGACCTCGGCAATCTCAGTCAGGCGCTACCGACGATCAGCTACACCCTGCCGACGTGTCCGCCCGGCGTGGGGATGCATACGCGGGAGGCGCTCGAGGCGGGCAAGGCCGAGATCGGGCTCGCGGGGATGATGAACGACGCCAGGGTGATGGTGATGACCGCGATCGACCTGTTGGCCTCACCCGCATTGGTCGAGCGCGCATGGGGGGAGTTCCGGGGGCAATAG
- the paaC gene encoding 1,2-phenylacetyl-CoA epoxidase subunit PaaC, protein MPGVLTAIADPSVRAAFREWLVRIADDELVIGHRHSEWTGFGPDIESDVAMSSIAQEELGHGRAFYEQIAQDEGSDIDRLAFGRAPHEYRHAALLEQENDGWEYSIVRLVLYEAFEVARLRLVAASGQEPVAGLARILTREERYHGLFAETWLTRLAGGPPEGPGRVQAALDAAWPDALGLFEATSADDMLLRAGVLTSSPAAQREAWIDAVRPVLDRCGLALPTAAAREGGRRGEHTPAFDRLLAQMTEVWRSDPEARW, encoded by the coding sequence GTGCCGGGTGTCCTCACCGCGATCGCCGATCCGTCGGTCCGCGCGGCGTTCCGCGAGTGGCTGGTGCGGATCGCCGACGACGAGCTCGTGATCGGCCACCGCCACTCCGAGTGGACGGGGTTCGGGCCGGACATCGAAAGCGATGTGGCGATGAGCAGCATCGCCCAGGAAGAGTTGGGGCACGGGCGCGCGTTCTATGAACAGATCGCGCAGGACGAAGGGAGCGACATCGATCGGCTCGCGTTCGGGCGCGCGCCACACGAGTATCGGCACGCGGCGCTCCTCGAGCAGGAGAACGACGGGTGGGAATACTCGATCGTGCGCTTGGTGCTGTACGAGGCGTTCGAGGTTGCGCGGCTCCGGCTCGTTGCCGCAAGCGGTCAGGAACCGGTCGCTGGGTTGGCGCGGATCCTGACCCGGGAAGAGCGGTACCACGGGTTGTTCGCGGAGACGTGGCTCACGCGGCTGGCCGGCGGTCCTCCGGAAGGGCCCGGCCGGGTGCAGGCGGCCCTCGATGCCGCGTGGCCCGACGCGCTCGGTTTGTTCGAGGCGACGTCCGCGGACGACATGCTCCTGCGGGCCGGCGTGCTCACGTCTTCGCCGGCCGCCCAGCGCGAGGCGTGGATCGACGCCGTGCGCCCCGTGCTGGACCGGTGCGGGCTCGCGCTCCCGACGGCGGCGGCCCGCGAGGGCGGACGCCGGGGCGAGCACACCCCCGCGTTCGACCGGCTGCTTGCACAGATGACCGAGGTGTGGAGATCTGACCCGGAGGCGCGGTGGTGA
- a CDS encoding putative quinol monooxygenase encodes MTPAEGTQRPGSYEAHTPGSDGSVASGAAATELCVFVRLHAREGCEAAVEAALREVVGPSRGGAGCCGMQAFRATQDPRLFYIHSRWADDAAFERHAVLPHTVQFIQRVAVLIDHTLVVTRATPID; translated from the coding sequence GTGACGCCCGCCGAGGGGACCCAGCGGCCAGGGAGCTACGAGGCCCACACGCCGGGGTCGGACGGGAGTGTCGCGAGCGGGGCGGCCGCGACCGAGCTATGCGTCTTCGTGCGTCTTCACGCCCGCGAGGGATGTGAGGCGGCGGTCGAAGCGGCTCTGCGCGAGGTGGTCGGTCCGTCGCGCGGCGGGGCCGGCTGCTGCGGTATGCAGGCCTTTCGCGCGACCCAGGATCCGCGGCTGTTCTACATTCACTCGCGCTGGGCGGATGACGCCGCGTTCGAGCGCCACGCCGTCCTGCCGCACACCGTACAGTTCATCCAGCGGGTCGCGGTGCTGATCGACCACACGCTAGTGGTGACGCGCGCGACCCCGATCGACTGA
- a CDS encoding 1,2-phenylacetyl-CoA epoxidase subunit B: protein MTSGPLDRPDRDDARWERPLGTAPDVWAVFVQGRHRDMHVYAGDVHAPDAEMALVLAKESYTRRDPCVNLWVVRADQIHATAQTAADMFVPAIDKSYRFGGSYRQQRRVLQSSYKASYREEDQ from the coding sequence GTGACGTCGGGGCCGCTCGATCGGCCGGATCGCGACGACGCCCGGTGGGAGCGTCCGCTCGGGACGGCACCGGATGTCTGGGCGGTGTTCGTCCAGGGCCGTCACCGCGACATGCACGTGTACGCGGGGGACGTGCACGCGCCGGACGCCGAGATGGCGCTCGTGCTCGCCAAGGAGAGCTACACGCGGCGCGACCCGTGCGTCAACCTCTGGGTCGTCCGCGCCGACCAGATCCACGCGACCGCGCAGACCGCGGCGGACATGTTCGTCCCGGCGATCGACAAGAGCTACCGGTTCGGCGGGTCGTACCGCCAGCAGCGCCGAGTGCTCCAGAGTTCGTACAAGGCGTCGTATCGCGAGGAGGATCAGTAG